The following proteins are encoded in a genomic region of Eriocheir sinensis breed Jianghai 21 chromosome 2, ASM2467909v1, whole genome shotgun sequence:
- the LOC126999377 gene encoding uncharacterized protein LOC126999377 encodes MDVEYNRCWNLHKFFNRLGHKSVILCLWLIRINGGLPYRWRHAESVFDQKTEPWGVEAKGRKAPFLLIRRPVLVAWSSVNAIIVCATFIVYVVFFVLPKFELLKSTEATAVLLKNLVEFMVAIGLVCYLRVKEGLLARLVCVMYGFGKPFGVPRTMDRSWMQMASAVIVKASLLSAFVIVAQNYRSDDTLYSKVDVAFSFIIRIVMSMSVLPVLLLLHYITLMMAVWYNDVYCSFQRHALDLIPTKNIREMVVTEQEAVQLSEGQPPQLSPSMNKAKKVPSSFPQPSLESPIMHVAETSIHVVYKLQHLQRLLNNYYSIPVLLVMTRSITNLVFLFFLVVMNPKNRSFFISMEALQEVASIVLMCLASETVAKQVRWSWRGVASGRHDHGETGRASQCVCVCVCVCVEVVAVVVGHIISSY; translated from the coding sequence ATGGATGTTGAGTACAACAGATGCTGGAACTTACATAAATTCTTCAATCGCCTTGGGCACAAATCCGTCATCCTGTGTCTGTGGCTCATCAGGATTAACGGCGGGCTGCCTTATAGGTGGCGCCACGCCGAATCCGTGTTTGACCAGAAGACCGAGCCGTGGGGCGTAGAGGCAAAGGGTCGCAAGGCTCCCTTTCTACTGATCCGCAGACCCGTCCTGGTAGCTTGGTCCTCCGTCAATGCCATTATCGTCTGCGCCACCTTCATTGTTTACGTAGTATTCTTTGTACTGCCAAAGTTTGAACTGCTCAAGTCCACGGAAGCCACAGCGGTGCTCCTGAAGAATCTGGTGGAGTTCATGGTGGCCATCGGTTTGGTCTGCTACCTGAGGGTGAAGGAGGGCCTCTTGGCCAGGCTGGTGTGCGTCATGTACGGGTTTGGCAAGCCCTTCGGCGTGCCGCGCACCATGGACCGGAGTTGGATGCAGATGGCCAGCGCCGTCATCGTAAAGGCGTCCTTGCTATCCGCCTTCGTTATAGTGGCGCAGAACTACCGGTCGGATGACACCTTGTACTCCAAGGTGGATGTCGCCTTCTCGTTCATTATAAGGATCGTGATGAGCATGTCCGTGTTGcccgtgctgctgctgctgcactaCATCACCCTCATGATGGCCGTGTGGTATAACGATGTTTACTGCAGCTTCCAGCGCCACGCCCTTGACCTCATCCCGACCAAGAACATCAGGGAAATGGTGGTCACCGAGCAGGAAGCGGTCCAGCTATCTGAGGGCCAGCCTCCACAATTGAGCCCTTCCATGAACAAGGCAAAGAAGGTGCCTTCCTCTTTCCCGCAGCCCAGCCTGGAGAGCCCCATCATGCACGTCGCGGAGACCAGCATCCACGTGGTGTACAAGTTGCAGCACCTCCAGCGGCTGCTCAACAACTACTACTCGATCCCGGTGCTGCTGGTGATGACGCGATCCATCACCAACctcgtgttcctcttcttcctcgtggtCATGAACCCGAAGAATAGGAGCTTCTTCATATCCATGGAGGCGCTGCAGGAAGTCGCATCCATCGTCCTCATGTGTCTGGCTTCTGAAACCGTCGCGAAACAGGTACGGTGGTCATGGCGAGGCGTGGCGAGTGGCAGACACGACCACGGGGAGACGGGAAGGgcctctcagtgtgtgtgtgtgtgtgtgtgtgtgtgtgtagaagtggtagcagtagtagtagggcaCATCATATCGTCGTACTAA